One genomic segment of Vulpes vulpes isolate BD-2025 chromosome 2, VulVul3, whole genome shotgun sequence includes these proteins:
- the PLPP7 gene encoding inactive phospholipid phosphatase 7 isoform X2, with protein sequence MPASQSRSRARDRNNVLNRAEFLSLNQPPKGAPEPRSSGRKAPGPSTQPPPPGEGARERRQSQQLPEEDCMQLNPSFKGIAFNSLLAIDICMSKRLGVCAGRAASWASARSMVKLIGITGHGIPWIGGTILCLVKSSTLAGQEVLMNLLLGSGQLGLSDNNSAHAIDQRTQAVLDASQPCS encoded by the exons ATGCCAGCCTCCCAGAGCCGCTCCCGGGCCCGGGACCGCAACAATGTCCTCAACCGGGCAGAGTTCCTGTCCCTGAACCAGCCCCCCAAGGgggccccggagccccgcagctCGGGCAGGAAGGCCCCGGGCCCCTCAACACAGCCCCCGCCCCCTGGTGAGGGGGCCCGCGAGCGGCGCCAGTCACAGCAGCTGCCTGAGGAGGACTGCATGCAGCTGAACCCCTCCTTCAAGGGCATCGCCTTCAACTCCCTGCTGGCCATTGACATCTGCATGTCCAAGCGGCTGGGGGTGTGTGCCGGCCGCGCGGCGTCCTGGGCCAGCGCCCGCTCCATGGTCAAGCTCATTGGCATCACGGGCCACGGCATCCCCTGGATCGGGGGTACCATCCTCTGCCTGGTGAAGAGCAGCACGCTGGCTGGCCAGGAGGTGCTCATGAACCTGCTCCTGG GGTCAGGCCAGCTGGGACTGAGTGATAATAACAGCGCCCATGCCATCGACCAGCGCACACAGGCCGTGCTGGACGCCTCTCAG